From the genome of Armatimonadota bacterium, one region includes:
- the rpoC gene encoding DNA-directed RNA polymerase subunit beta', whose amino-acid sequence MQDVNNFSAVKIGLASPEQIRGWSHGEVKKPETINYRTLKPERDGLFCERIFGPTKDWECHCGKYKRIRFKGIVCDRCGVEVTRAKVRRERMGHIELAAPVCHIWYLKGVPSRIGLLLDMSPRALERVVYFAAYVVVDPGTTPLQKRQLLTENEYREMREKYGTAFRAAMGAEAIKELLEELDLEKLSRGLRAELKGASGQKRMKILKRLEVVEAFRKSGNKPEWMILTVIPVIPPDLRPMVQLDGGRFATSDLNDLYRRVINRNNRLKRLLDLGAPEIIVRNEKRMLQEAVDALIDNGRRGRPVTGPNNRPLKSLSDMLKGKQGRFRQNLLGKRVDYSGRSVIVVGPKLKLYQCGLPKEMALELFKPFVMKKLVDRNLAQNIKSAKRMVERARPEVWDVLEEVVREHPVLLNRAPTLHRLGIQAFEPVLIEGKAIQVHPLVCTAYNADFDGDQMAVHVPLSAAAQAEARLLMLSAYNILSPAYGKAITSPTRDIVFGCYYLTVEDPADRDKPDSQLKAFSSPSEVILALESGAIRLHSRIRVRYVDQVIVTTAGRVIFNEAIPEELRFINEVCDRKVLSQIVSEAYSRLGTTKTVELLDALKDLGFRYATRSGSGIAIGDIVIPEAKRRILAEAEKRIDAIDAQYRRGLITDGERYQRAIDVWTKATEEITQAMMSQFGAFNPLYMMALSGARGNIQQIRQLAGMRGLMTDPSGRIIELPIKANFREGLTVLEYFISTHGQRKGLADTAIRTSESGYLTRRLVDVAQDVIVREYDCKTTEGLVVTAIREGNEVVVPLRDRIVGRFLAEDAAPPRRRPVLEAGAEIDEEAAERIEEAGIEAVTVRSVLTCKTRYGVCAKCYGRNLATGKLVEIGEAVGIIAAQSIGEPGTQLTMRTFHTGGVAGFDITQGLPRVEELFEARKPKGQALIAEIKGTVTVQEARGTRRIVVTGKNDERVYTVPFGVRVKVQSGDEVEPGDQLTEGSVNPHDILRIKGVQELQAYLVQEIQSVYRSQGVDINDKHIEIIVRQMLRRVKVEEAGDTEFLPGELVDKFAFEEENARVMAEGGEPARARPVLLGITKASLATESFLSAASFQETARVLTDAATRGKVDPLIGLKENVIIGKLIPAGTGMPRYRQLKVTAEL is encoded by the coding sequence ATGCAGGACGTCAACAACTTCTCCGCAGTGAAGATCGGTCTGGCGTCGCCGGAGCAGATCCGCGGGTGGTCGCACGGCGAGGTCAAGAAGCCCGAGACGATCAACTACCGGACGCTCAAGCCCGAGCGCGACGGGCTGTTCTGTGAACGCATCTTCGGGCCCACCAAGGACTGGGAGTGCCACTGCGGCAAGTACAAGCGCATCCGGTTCAAGGGGATCGTCTGCGACCGGTGCGGGGTCGAGGTCACCCGCGCCAAGGTCCGGCGCGAGCGGATGGGCCACATCGAGCTGGCCGCGCCGGTCTGCCACATCTGGTACCTGAAGGGCGTGCCCAGCCGCATCGGCCTGCTGCTGGACATGTCGCCGCGGGCCCTGGAACGGGTCGTCTACTTCGCCGCCTACGTGGTGGTCGACCCGGGGACGACGCCGTTGCAGAAGCGGCAGCTGCTGACCGAGAACGAGTACCGCGAGATGCGGGAGAAGTACGGCACGGCGTTCCGCGCCGCCATGGGGGCCGAGGCCATCAAGGAGCTGCTGGAGGAGCTGGACCTCGAGAAGCTGAGCCGCGGCCTGCGGGCCGAGCTGAAGGGTGCCTCGGGCCAGAAGCGCATGAAGATCCTCAAGCGGCTGGAGGTCGTCGAGGCGTTCCGGAAGAGCGGCAACAAGCCCGAGTGGATGATCCTGACGGTCATTCCCGTGATCCCGCCCGACCTGCGGCCCATGGTCCAGCTGGACGGGGGCCGGTTCGCCACCAGCGACCTCAACGACCTCTACCGGCGGGTCATCAACCGCAACAACCGGCTCAAGCGGTTGCTGGACCTCGGTGCGCCCGAGATCATCGTGCGCAACGAGAAGCGCATGCTGCAGGAGGCCGTGGACGCCCTGATCGACAACGGCCGGCGGGGCCGGCCGGTGACGGGGCCCAACAACCGGCCGTTGAAGTCGCTGTCGGACATGCTCAAGGGCAAGCAGGGGCGGTTTCGCCAGAACCTGCTGGGCAAGCGGGTGGACTACTCGGGGCGCTCGGTGATCGTGGTGGGGCCCAAGCTGAAGCTCTACCAGTGCGGGCTGCCCAAGGAGATGGCGCTGGAGCTCTTCAAGCCCTTCGTGATGAAGAAGCTCGTGGACCGCAACCTGGCCCAGAACATCAAGAGCGCCAAGCGCATGGTGGAGCGGGCGCGCCCCGAGGTGTGGGACGTGCTGGAGGAAGTGGTGCGCGAGCATCCGGTGCTGCTCAACCGGGCCCCCACCCTGCACCGGCTGGGGATCCAGGCGTTCGAACCGGTGCTCATCGAGGGCAAGGCGATCCAGGTCCACCCGCTGGTGTGCACGGCGTACAACGCCGACTTCGACGGCGACCAGATGGCGGTTCACGTGCCGCTGTCGGCCGCGGCCCAGGCCGAGGCGCGCCTGCTGATGCTGTCGGCGTACAACATCCTGTCGCCCGCCTACGGCAAGGCCATCACCAGCCCCACGCGCGACATCGTGTTCGGCTGCTACTACCTCACCGTGGAGGATCCCGCCGACCGCGACAAGCCCGACAGCCAGCTGAAGGCGTTCTCTTCGCCCAGTGAGGTGATCCTGGCCCTGGAGAGCGGCGCGATCCGGCTGCACTCGCGCATCCGCGTCCGCTACGTCGACCAGGTCATCGTCACCACCGCCGGCCGCGTGATCTTCAACGAGGCGATCCCGGAGGAGCTGCGCTTCATCAACGAGGTGTGCGACCGCAAGGTCCTCTCCCAGATCGTCTCCGAGGCCTACAGCCGGCTGGGGACCACCAAGACCGTGGAGCTGCTGGACGCCCTCAAGGACCTGGGGTTCCGTTACGCGACCCGCAGCGGCTCGGGCATCGCCATTGGCGACATCGTGATCCCCGAGGCCAAGCGCCGCATCCTGGCCGAGGCCGAGAAGCGCATCGACGCCATCGACGCCCAGTACCGGCGGGGCCTCATCACCGACGGCGAGCGCTACCAGCGGGCCATCGACGTCTGGACCAAGGCCACCGAGGAGATCACCCAGGCCATGATGAGCCAGTTCGGCGCGTTCAACCCGCTGTACATGATGGCCCTCTCGGGCGCCCGCGGCAACATCCAGCAGATCCGGCAGCTGGCGGGGATGCGCGGCCTCATGACCGACCCCAGCGGGCGGATCATCGAGCTGCCCATCAAGGCCAACTTCCGCGAGGGGCTGACGGTCCTGGAGTACTTCATCTCCACCCACGGCCAGCGCAAGGGGCTGGCCGATACGGCCATCCGGACGTCGGAGTCCGGCTACCTGACCCGACGCCTGGTGGACGTCGCCCAGGACGTCATCGTGCGCGAGTACGACTGCAAGACCACCGAGGGCCTGGTGGTCACCGCCATCAGGGAGGGCAACGAGGTGGTCGTGCCGCTGCGCGACCGCATCGTGGGCCGGTTCCTGGCCGAGGATGCCGCGCCGCCGCGCCGCAGGCCCGTGCTGGAGGCGGGCGCGGAGATCGACGAGGAGGCGGCCGAGCGCATCGAGGAGGCGGGCATCGAGGCGGTGACCGTCCGGTCGGTGCTGACGTGCAAGACGCGCTACGGCGTCTGCGCCAAGTGCTACGGGCGCAACCTGGCCACCGGGAAGCTGGTGGAGATCGGCGAGGCCGTGGGCATCATCGCGGCCCAGTCCATCGGCGAGCCCGGCACGCAGCTGACGATGCGGACGTTCCACACCGGCGGCGTGGCCGGTTTCGACATCACCCAGGGCCTGCCCCGGGTCGAGGAGTTGTTCGAGGCCCGCAAGCCCAAGGGGCAGGCGCTGATCGCCGAGATCAAGGGCACCGTGACGGTCCAGGAGGCGCGCGGCACGCGGCGCATCGTCGTGACCGGGAAGAACGACGAGCGCGTCTACACCGTGCCCTTCGGGGTCCGCGTGAAGGTCCAGAGCGGGGACGAGGTGGAGCCGGGCGACCAGCTCACCGAGGGGTCCGTGAACCCCCACGACATCCTGCGGATCAAGGGCGTCCAGGAGCTCCAGGCCTACCTGGTCCAGGAGATCCAGAGCGTCTACCGCTCGCAGGGCGTGGACATCAACGACAAGCACATCGAGATCATCGTGCGCCAGATGCTGCGGCGGGTGAAGGTGGAGGAGGCGGGGGACACCGAGTTCCTGCCCGGGGAGCTGGTGGACAAGTTCGCCTTCGAGGAGGAGAACGCCCGGGTGATGGCCGAGGGCGGGGAGCCTGCCCGGGCCCGGCCCGTGCTGCTGGGCATCACCAAGGCGTCGCTGGCCACCGAGAGCTTCCTGTCGGCTGCGTCGTTCCAGGAGACGGCCCGCGTCCTGACCGACGCCGCCACCCGGGGGAAGGTCGACCCCCTGATCGGGCTGAAGGAGAACGTCATCATCGGCAAGTTGATCCCGGCGGGGACGGGTATGCCCCGCTACCGGCAGCTGAAGGTCACCGCCGAACTGTGA
- a CDS encoding ribosomal L7Ae/L30e/S12e/Gadd45 family protein, giving the protein MTTDALARLRAAASRVVGATQTAKAVARGRAAEVFVAADADPRVVEPVVRAAAERGLPVTEVESMALLGRACGIGVGAAAAAVLVEDRPAP; this is encoded by the coding sequence ATGACGACCGATGCGCTGGCGCGGCTGCGCGCCGCGGCTTCCCGGGTGGTCGGGGCCACCCAGACCGCGAAGGCGGTGGCCCGCGGGCGGGCGGCGGAGGTCTTCGTGGCGGCCGACGCCGATCCGCGGGTGGTCGAGCCGGTGGTGCGGGCCGCGGCGGAACGGGGACTCCCCGTGACCGAGGTGGAGTCCATGGCGCTGCTGGGCCGGGCCTGCGGCATCGGGGTGGGTGCCGCCGCAGCGGCGGTCCTGGTGGAGGACCGGCCCGCGCCATAG
- the rpoB gene encoding DNA-directed RNA polymerase subunit beta, whose translation MHRGRRVRHSFAKIPDVVDMPDLIEVQRRSFDWFLREGIREVFAEVSPIQDFTGNLELHFAVESGRRKVTPPENVFDDQAVLDFGGYRLERLKYTEEECRDRDYNYSAALKVKVRLIVRETGEIKEQEVFMGDFPMMTERGTFIINGAERVVVSQLVRSPGAYYAFTPDASGRPLPTAVVIPHRGAWLELEVDAGGAIYVRIDRTRKLPATALLRAVGYETDEKLVKLYGEDRSLRATLEKDTTHSRDEALIEIYRRLRPGDPPTLESARTLLETLFFEPRRYDLGRVGRYKLNKKLGLKVDPDVRILTREDLVEIIRYLMRLAAGDPEARVDDIDHLGNRRVRSVGELLQNQFRIGMLRMERVIRERMTIQEPGQVTPQQLINIRPVVAAIKEFFGSSQLSQFMDQTNPLAELTHKRRLSALGPGGLSRERAGFEVRDVHTSHYGRMCPIETPEGPNIGLISSLATYARVNPLGFIETPYREVREGVVTRRIRYLTADEEDQYVIAQANAAVDERGRLIGPRVTARHGAEIKLVRPEDVQFMDVSPKQIVSVATALIPFLEHDDANRALMGSNMQRQAVPLLQSEAPRVGTGVEYRAAVDSGAVVRCRRAGVVESVTGERIVVRVGREVDEYPLIKYRRSNQGTCINQVPIVRSGDEVKEGDILADGPSTDQGELALGRNVVVAFMPWEGYNYEDAIVVSERLVREDLFTSVHIEEYEVEARDTKLGPEDITRDIPNIGEDALRDLDERGIVRIGAEVRAGDILVGKVTPKGETELTAEERLLRAIFGEKAREVRDTSLRVPHGERGKVVAVKMFTRDKGDREEGDELPPGVNALVRVYVAQKRKIAVGDKMAGRHGNKGVISVILPEEDMPYLPDGTPVDIVLNPLGVPSRMNVGQVLETHLGWAAEKLNLWVEAPVFDGPREDEIRRLLDQAGLPPDGKIVLRDGRTGEPFDQPVTCGSIYMMKLLHLVEDKIHARSTGPYSLITQQPLGGKAQFGGQRFGEMEVWALEAYGAASTLQELLTVKSDDVVGRVKTYEAIVKGENIQEPGVPESFKVLLKELQALCLDVKVLSEDKREIELKEIEEDIAETARALGINLEGEEALVEDY comes from the coding sequence GTGCACCGGGGGCGTCGCGTCCGGCACAGCTTCGCCAAGATCCCGGACGTCGTGGACATGCCCGACCTCATCGAGGTGCAGCGCCGGTCCTTCGACTGGTTCCTGCGCGAGGGGATCCGGGAGGTGTTCGCCGAGGTCTCCCCCATCCAGGACTTCACCGGCAACCTCGAGCTGCACTTCGCCGTGGAGAGCGGGCGCCGCAAGGTCACGCCGCCGGAGAACGTCTTCGACGACCAGGCCGTCCTGGACTTCGGCGGCTACCGCCTGGAGCGCCTGAAGTACACCGAGGAGGAGTGCCGGGACCGCGACTACAACTACAGCGCCGCCCTCAAGGTGAAGGTCCGGTTGATCGTCCGGGAAACCGGGGAGATCAAGGAGCAGGAGGTCTTCATGGGGGACTTCCCCATGATGACCGAGCGGGGGACCTTCATCATCAACGGCGCGGAGCGGGTGGTCGTCAGCCAGCTGGTGCGTTCGCCGGGGGCCTACTACGCGTTCACGCCGGACGCTTCCGGCCGGCCGTTGCCCACGGCCGTGGTCATCCCGCACCGCGGGGCGTGGCTCGAACTGGAGGTCGACGCCGGCGGCGCGATCTACGTCCGGATCGACCGCACCCGCAAGCTCCCGGCGACCGCGCTGCTGCGCGCCGTGGGGTACGAGACGGACGAGAAGCTGGTGAAGCTCTACGGCGAGGACCGCAGCCTCCGGGCCACGCTGGAGAAGGACACCACCCACAGCCGCGACGAGGCGCTCATCGAGATCTACCGGCGCCTGCGGCCGGGCGACCCGCCCACCCTGGAGAGCGCCAGGACCCTGTTGGAGACCCTCTTCTTCGAACCCCGCCGCTACGACCTGGGCAGGGTGGGACGGTACAAGCTCAACAAGAAGCTGGGGCTCAAGGTCGATCCCGACGTCCGGATCCTGACCCGCGAGGACCTCGTGGAGATCATCCGCTACCTGATGCGGCTGGCCGCCGGCGATCCCGAGGCCCGCGTCGACGACATCGACCACCTGGGCAACCGCCGGGTGCGGTCGGTGGGCGAGCTGCTCCAGAACCAGTTCCGTATCGGCATGCTGCGCATGGAGCGGGTCATCCGCGAGCGCATGACGATCCAGGAGCCGGGGCAGGTCACGCCCCAGCAGCTCATCAACATCCGGCCGGTGGTGGCGGCCATCAAGGAGTTCTTCGGCTCCAGTCAGCTCTCGCAGTTCATGGACCAGACCAACCCGCTGGCCGAACTCACGCACAAGCGCCGGCTCTCGGCGCTGGGCCCGGGTGGCCTGTCCCGCGAGCGGGCGGGGTTCGAGGTGCGCGACGTGCACACGTCGCACTACGGGCGCATGTGCCCCATCGAGACGCCCGAAGGGCCCAACATCGGGCTGATCTCGTCCCTGGCCACCTACGCCCGGGTGAATCCGCTGGGGTTCATCGAGACGCCGTACCGCGAGGTCAGGGAGGGCGTCGTCACCCGCCGCATCCGCTACCTCACCGCGGACGAGGAGGACCAGTACGTCATCGCCCAGGCCAACGCCGCCGTGGACGAGCGCGGGCGCCTGATCGGGCCGCGGGTCACGGCGCGGCACGGCGCCGAGATCAAGCTGGTGCGTCCCGAGGACGTGCAGTTCATGGACGTGTCCCCCAAGCAGATCGTCTCGGTGGCCACCGCGCTCATCCCGTTCCTCGAGCACGACGACGCCAACCGGGCGCTGATGGGCTCCAACATGCAGCGCCAGGCCGTGCCGCTCCTGCAGAGCGAGGCGCCCCGGGTGGGCACCGGGGTGGAGTACCGGGCGGCGGTGGACAGCGGGGCGGTGGTGCGCTGCCGGCGGGCGGGCGTCGTGGAGTCGGTGACGGGCGAGCGCATCGTCGTCCGCGTCGGCCGCGAGGTCGACGAGTACCCGCTCATCAAGTACCGCCGGAGCAACCAGGGCACGTGCATCAACCAGGTCCCCATCGTGCGCTCGGGCGACGAGGTCAAGGAGGGGGACATCCTGGCCGACGGGCCGTCCACCGATCAGGGCGAGCTGGCCCTGGGGCGGAACGTCGTGGTGGCCTTCATGCCCTGGGAGGGCTACAACTACGAGGACGCCATCGTGGTCAGCGAGCGCCTGGTGCGCGAGGACCTGTTCACCTCGGTGCACATCGAGGAGTACGAGGTGGAGGCCCGCGACACCAAGCTGGGGCCCGAGGACATCACCCGGGACATCCCCAACATCGGCGAGGACGCGCTGCGCGACCTGGACGAGCGGGGGATCGTGCGCATCGGCGCCGAGGTGCGCGCCGGCGACATCCTGGTGGGCAAGGTGACGCCCAAAGGGGAGACCGAGCTCACCGCCGAGGAGCGGCTGCTGCGGGCCATCTTCGGCGAGAAGGCCCGCGAGGTCCGCGACACGTCCCTGCGGGTGCCCCACGGCGAACGCGGCAAGGTGGTGGCCGTGAAGATGTTCACCCGCGACAAGGGCGACCGCGAGGAGGGCGACGAGCTGCCGCCGGGGGTCAACGCCCTGGTGCGCGTCTACGTGGCCCAGAAGCGCAAGATCGCCGTGGGGGACAAGATGGCCGGCCGCCACGGGAACAAGGGCGTCATCTCGGTCATCCTCCCCGAGGAGGACATGCCCTACCTGCCCGACGGGACGCCGGTGGACATCGTGCTCAACCCCCTGGGCGTGCCCAGCCGGATGAACGTGGGGCAGGTGCTGGAAACCCACCTGGGCTGGGCGGCCGAGAAGCTCAACCTCTGGGTGGAGGCGCCGGTGTTCGACGGCCCGCGGGAGGACGAGATCCGTCGCCTGCTGGACCAGGCGGGCCTGCCCCCCGACGGCAAGATCGTCCTGCGCGACGGCCGGACCGGCGAGCCGTTCGACCAGCCGGTCACCTGCGGGTCGATCTACATGATGAAGCTGCTGCACCTGGTCGAGGACAAGATCCACGCCCGCAGCACCGGCCCCTACAGCCTGATCACGCAGCAGCCGCTGGGGGGCAAGGCGCAGTTCGGTGGCCAGCGGTTCGGCGAGATGGAGGTGTGGGCGCTGGAGGCCTACGGAGCGGCCTCGACCCTGCAGGAGCTCCTGACCGTCAAGTCCGACGACGTCGTGGGGCGCGTCAAGACCTACGAGGCCATCGTCAAGGGCGAGAACATCCAGGAGCCGGGCGTGCCCGAGTCCTTCAAGGTGCTCCTGAAGGAGCTCCAGGCGCTGTGTCTGGACGTGAAGGTGCTCAGCGAGGACAAGCGCGAGATCGAGCTCAAGGAGATCGAGGAAGACATCGCGGAGACGGCGCGCGCCCTCGGCATCAACCTCGAGGGCGAAGAGGCCCTGGTGGAGGACTACTGA
- the rpsL gene encoding 30S ribosomal protein S12: MPTVNQLVRLGRHRLRSKSKSPALQGSPFRRGVCIQVKTTTPKKPNSALRKIARVRLTNGIEVTAYIPGIGHNLQEHSVVLIRGGRVKDLPGIRYHIVRGTLDAAGVAGRMRGRSKYGAKRPKK; the protein is encoded by the coding sequence ATGCCGACGGTCAACCAGCTGGTCCGGCTCGGCCGGCACCGGCTGCGCAGCAAAAGCAAGTCGCCGGCGCTGCAGGGCAGCCCGTTCCGGCGGGGCGTCTGCATTCAGGTGAAGACCACGACGCCCAAGAAGCCCAATTCAGCGCTGCGCAAGATCGCCCGGGTGCGGCTCACCAACGGGATCGAGGTGACCGCCTACATCCCCGGCATCGGACACAACCTGCAGGAGCACTCCGTCGTGCTGATCCGGGGCGGGCGTGTGAAGGACCTGCCGGGGATCCGGTACCACATCGTCCGGGGCACGCTGGACGCCGCGGGCGTGGCCGGCCGGATGCGCGGACGGTCCAAGTACGGCGCCAAGCGCCCCAAGAAGTGA
- the rpsG gene encoding 30S ribosomal protein S7: MPRKGPVRPREIGPDPVYHNVIVHRLINKVMMRGKKSLAARHVYRAFDIVKEKSGQDPVKVFEKALANASPLLEVRPRRVGGATYQVPVEVRPERRLSLGLRWLVQYARARRDRRTFAEKLAAELLDASVGQGAAVKKREDTHKMAEANKAFAHYRW, translated from the coding sequence ATGCCGCGTAAGGGTCCGGTGCGGCCGCGGGAGATCGGGCCAGATCCCGTCTACCACAACGTGATCGTGCACCGGCTGATCAACAAGGTGATGATGCGCGGGAAGAAGAGCCTGGCCGCCCGCCATGTCTACCGGGCGTTCGACATCGTCAAGGAGAAGAGCGGTCAGGACCCGGTCAAGGTCTTCGAGAAGGCCCTGGCCAACGCCTCGCCGTTGCTGGAGGTGCGCCCCCGCCGGGTCGGCGGGGCGACCTACCAGGTGCCCGTGGAGGTGCGGCCGGAGCGGCGGCTGTCGCTGGGCCTGCGGTGGCTGGTGCAGTACGCGCGGGCGCGCCGGGACCGCCGGACGTTCGCCGAGAAGCTGGCCGCGGAGCTCCTGGACGCCTCCGTCGGCCAGGGCGCGGCGGTGAAGAAGCGCGAGGATACCCACAAGATGGCGGAGGCGAACAAGGCGTTCGCGCACTACCGATGGTAA